One genomic window of Manihot esculenta cultivar AM560-2 chromosome 16, M.esculenta_v8, whole genome shotgun sequence includes the following:
- the LOC110603641 gene encoding probable serine/threonine-protein kinase abkC isoform X1, whose product MSRFLMFGNIKRVARSIILSQKNSQSELRKYGTVVTVGLHSPHYRFYAQYRFPSRGHSSFEFCGVKDHVCRNYFSRKYSVVSASNAVTHHAQLAWKRLFRKGPANDRTFPNISRIAQAVSLALTRSHLVIPGAFAVTCGQVAWAQRTLAETDYYPLPNSFYMRAQDGRAYVVSLVLAIVEGFVLLVRALYLGILFSPSLIMAPFADSCGPQFRKMWLQVVHRTLEKAGPAFIKWGQWAATRPDLFARDLCTKLSELHTKAPEHSFAYTRKTIERAFGRKLSEIFEGFEEVPVASGSIAQVHRASLRFRYPGQKQAKPIIVAVKVRHPGVGESIRRDFEIINLVAKISNFIPTLKWLRLDESVQQFAVFMMSQVDLAREAAHLSRFIYNFRRWKDVSFPKPVYPLVHPAVLVETYEQGECVSHYVDEIEGQNRIKSALAHIGTHALLKMLLVDNFIHADMHPGNILVRVSQKKSSRKGLFKSKPHVIFLDVGMTAELSKSDRVNLIEFFKAVARRDGRTAAECTLRLSKQQNCPDPKAFIEEVEEAFTFWGTPEGDLIHPAECMQELLEKVRRHKVNIDGNVCTVMVTTLVLEGWQRKLDPGYNVMQTLQTLLLRADWAKSLSYTIDGLMAP is encoded by the exons ATGTCCAG ATTTTTGATGTTTGGGAATATAAAGAGAGTTGCAAGGTCGATCATTTTGAGCCAGAAAAATAGCCAATCAGAATTGAGGAAGTATGGGACGGTAGTTACAGTTGGCTTGCATTCACCGCATTACAGATTCTATGCACAATATAGATTTCCTAGTCGAGGGCATTCCTCTTTTGAATTCTGTGGTGTCAAGGATCATGTATGCCGGAATTATTTTTCTAGGAAGTACTCTGTTGTGTCTGCAAGTAATGCAGTAACACATCATGCGCAACTTGCTTGGAAAAGGCTTTTTAGAAAAGGTCCTGCCAATGACCGAACTTTCCCCAACATAAGCAGGATTGCTCAAGCAGTCAGCTTGGCTTTGACACGTTCACACTTAGTTATCCCTGGTGCTTTTGCAGTCACATGTGGACAGGTGGCATGGGCACAGAGAACATTGGCAGAAACAGACTACTACCCATTACCGAATTCTTTCTACATGCGTGCCCAAGATGGGCGTGCTTATGTGGTCTCATTGGTGCTTGCCATTGTGGAAGGTTTTGTTTTGCTAGTGAGAGCTCTCTATTTGGGAATTTTGTTCTCACCTAGCTTAATAATGGCACCATTTGCTGATTCTTGTGGACCACAATTCAGGAAAATGTGGCTTCAGGTTGTTCATCGCACTCTGGAAAAAGCAGGCCCAGCATTTATAAAATGGGGTCAATGGGCAGCAACACGGCCAGATTTATTTGCTAGAGATTTGTGCACAAAACTTTCAGAGCTACACACCAAAGCTCCTGAACATAGTTTTGCTTACACAAGAAAAACTATCGAAAGAGCATTTGGCCGGAAGCTTTCTGAGATTTTTGAGGGTTTTGAAGAGGTGCCTGTTGCATCTGGGAGTATTGCTCAAGTGCATCGAGCCTCATTGAGGTTTCGGTACCCTGGACAAAAACAGGCGAAGCCTATAATAGTTGCTGTAAAAGTCAGGCATCCTGGTGTTGGTGAATCAATTAGGAGGGATTTTGAGATAATTAACTTAGTAGCTAAAATATCAAACTTCATTCCTACTTTGAAGTGGTTGAGGTTGGATGAAAGTGTGCAGCAGTTTGCTGTTTTCATGATGTCTCAAGTTGATCTTGCTAGGGAAGCTGCACATTTGAGCCGCTTCATTTATAATTTCCGAAGATGGAAGGATGTTTCTTTTCCAAAGCCTGTATACCCGCTTGTGCATCCTGCTGTTTTAGTAGAAACTTATGAGCAAGGCGAATGTGTTTCACACTATGTTGATGAAATTGAAGGACAGAATCGGATTAAAAGTGCACTTGCTCACATTGGGACTCATGCACTTCTGAAGATGCTTTTG GTGGACAACTTTATTCATGCTGACATGCATCCAGGAAATATCCTTGTTCGAGTGTCTCAGAAGAAGTCTTCTCGGAAAGGGCTCTTTAAATCAAAGCCCCATGTCATTTTCCTTGATGTAGGTATGACTGCTGAACTTTCCAAGAGTGACCGAGTaaatttaattgagtttttTAAGGCTGTTGCCCGTCGAGATGGCCGCACTGCAGCAGAGTGCACACTCAGATTATCAAAGCAACAAAATTGCCCAGATCCAAAAGCTTTTATTGAG GAAGTGGAAGAGGCATTCACCTTTTGGGGTACTCCAGAGGGTGATCTAATTCATCCTGCAGAGTGCATGCAAGAATTACTTGAGAAAGTCAGGCGTCATAAAGTTAATATTGATGGCAATGTTTGTACTGTGATGGTCACAACTTTAGTTCTTGAG GGTTGGCAGCGAAAGCTGGATCCTGGATACAATGTAATGCAAACATTACAAACGCTGCTTCTCCGAGCTGACTGGGCGAAGTCTCTTTCGTACACAATTGATGGGCTGATGGCACCATGA
- the LOC110603091 gene encoding lysine-specific demethylase JMJ25 produces the protein MEENEPLPEHLRCKRTDGRQWRCNRRVMDDKKLCEIHHLQGRHRQYKRKVPESLKLQRKYRKKSTGNAESVPGNVEIRAQKEEGLTRLVKLDKRMKRKKLIGESEALDEAVKKVRLKRGDLQLELIRMVLKREIEKRKKKKKKKKKKVVVEEISSDNDNEMDSSNSEGELMRDLPNGLMAISPAKHFGNVAAAAAASSSMPCDIKIGAADFSATTRRCFRSKNIEPMPIGTLQVVPFKKDMVRLRRGKRKKCHLCRRSGLKTLIRCTSCRKQFYCMDCIKDQYSDMQEEVQIACPVCRGTCCCKVCSAIQCRGTECKGFSKDKSKVNKVLHFHYLICMLLPVLKQLNQDQSSELEIEAKIKGQKPSDVQIQQLSSSCNKKCCCNNCKSSIVDFHRSCPSCSYSLCLSCCQDIFQGSLPGTVKAHMCKCPNRRKACVSGKQLSEMKSGCISKRNYGNKYLESSMLLPSWKLPNGNGIPCPPTEFGGCGDSLLDLSCLFPSSWTKELETSAEEIVGCYELPEALDVMSRCSLCLGMDSEVYGITQLQKAATRENSNDNFLYYPTVVDIHGDNLEHFQKHWGKGQPVIVRNVLQGTSDLSWDPIVMFCTYLKNNAAKSENEQAADCLDWFEVEIGIRQLYMGSFKGPTHANMWHEKLKLKGWLSSHLFEEHFPAHYAEILHALPLPEYMDPVSGVLNITAELPQEISKPDLGPCVYISYGSGENLLQADSMSNLRYDSYDTVNILAHTTDVPVSTEQLNYVRKLMKRNKEQTEVRGEQNVEEVGLHDMITEDMCLHEKVARVSWFSAASHKAQSLSVKNREVYLDEECDSDSDTDTDTEVSKFFFGPVKSSRTSENLKFCGKYTDGSNHFGKPKVAESCGAQWDVFRRQDVPKLVEYLRRHCNEFNQTYGLQKLVGHPILDQNFFLDATHKMRLKEEFKIEPWTFEQHVGEAVIIPAGCPYQIRNLKSCVNVVLDFISPENVTECIQLIDELRLLPENHKAKVDSLEVKKMTVYSISKAIKGIRELTCAETSGELNDRQ, from the exons atgGAGGAAAATGAGCCTTTGCCTGAACATCTTCGTTGTAAGAGGACCGACGGCCGGCAATGGCGGTGCAATAGGAGAGTCATGGACGACAAGAAGCTTTGTGAAATTCACCATCTTCAGGGCCGCCATAGACAGTATAAGAGGAAAGTACCCGAGTCACTGAAATTGCAAAGGAAGTATAGGAAGAAATCAACGGGCAATGCTGAGTCAGTGCCTGGCAATGTTGAAATTAGGGCACAGAAAGAGGAAGGTTTGACGAGATTGGTGAAATTGGATAAACGTATGAAGAGAAAGAAGTTGATCGGTGAATCTGAAGCGCTGGATGAGGCTGTGAAGAAGGTGAGGCTAAAGAGAGGGGATTTGCAGCTGGAGCTAATACGAATGGTGTTGAAAAGAGaaatagagaagagaaagaagaagaaaaagaagaaaaaaaagaaagttgtGGTAGAGGAGATTAGTAGTGATAATGACAACGAGATGGATAGTAGTAATAGTGAGGGAGAGTTAATGAGAGATTTGCCTAATGGGTTAATGGCAATATCTCCTGCTAAACATTTTGGCAATgtggctgctgctgctgctgcttcttcttctatgccatgtgatatcaaAATTGGAGCTGCTGATTTCAGTGCTACTACTAGAAGATGTTTTAGGTCTAAAAACATTGAGCCAATGCCAATTGGTACATTGCAG gtTGTTCCTTTCAAGAAGGATATGGTGAGATTAAGAAGGGGAAAGAGGAAAAAGTGCCATTTGTGTAGGAGAAGTGGATTGAAGACATTAATAAGGTGTACCAGTTGTAGAAAACAATTCTATTGCATGGACTGCATCAAAGACCA GTATTCTGATATGCAAGAAGAAGTTCAGATAGCATGTCCAGTTTGCAGGGGAACTTGTTGCTGTAAGGTCTGCTCAGCAATTCAATGTAGGGGCACTGAATGTAAG GGCTTCTCCAAGGACAAGAGCAAAGTCAACAAAGTTTTACATTTTCATTATTTGATCTGTATGCTTCTTCCCGTGCTTAAACAACTAAATCAAGATCAGAGCAGTGAGCTAGAAATAGAAGCAAAAATAAAAG GCCAGAAACCCTCAGATGTTCAAATACAGCAGTTGTCAAGCAGCTGCAATAAGAAGTGTTGTTG CAATAATTGCAAGAGTTCCATTGTGGATTTCCATAGAAGCTGCCCAAGCTGCTCCTACAGCCTTTGCTTAAGTTGTTGTCAAGATATTTTTCAAGGGAGCTTACCTGGGACTGTTAAAGCCCATATGTGCAAATGCCCTAATAGAAGGAAAGCCTGTGTATCTGGAAAGCAACTTTCGGAGATGAAATCAGGATGCATATCTAAGAGGAATTATGGCAATAAATATTTAGAATCGTCTATGTTATTGCCTAGTTGGAAACTTCCCAATGGTAATGGCATACCATGTCCCCCTACTGAGTTTGGTGGTTGTGGTGATAGTCTCCTTGATTTAAGTTGTCTATTCCCATCAAGTTGGACCAAAGAACTGGAAACAAGTGCAGAGGAAATAGTTGGTTGCTATGAATTGCCAGAAGCCTTGGATGTTATGTCACGCTGCTCATTATGTCTTGGGATGGACAGTGAGGTTTATGGGATTACGCAGTTGCAAAAAGCAGCTACAAGAGAAAATTCTAATGATAACTTCCTGTATTATCCTACTGTCGTGGACATCCATGGTGATAACCTTGAACACTTTCAGAAGCACTGGGGCAAAGGTCAACCTGTAATTGTTCGTAATGTTCTACAGGGTACATCTGATCTTAGTTGGGACCCAATTGTCATGTTCTGCACTTATCTTAAAAATAATGCTGCCAAGTCTGAGAATGAGCAGGCTGCTGATTGCTTGGACTGGTTTGAG GTAGAAATTGGTATTAGGCAACTATATATGGGGTCTTTTAAGGGTCCAACACATGCGAACATGTGGCATGAAAAACTAAAATTGAAAGGCTGGCTTTCTTCCCATTTATTTGAAGAACATTTTCCTGCTCATTATGCTGAAATCCTTCATGCTTTACCGCTCCCAGAATACATGGATCCTGTTTCTGGTGTTCTGAACATTACTGCTGAATTGCCACAGGAAATTTCAAAGCCTGACCTTGGCCCATGTGTCTATATCTCTTATGGTAGTGGTGAGAATCTTCTTCAGGCTGATTCCATGTCAAATTTACGTTATGATTCATATGATACG GTAAATATCTTGGCACATACAACTGATGTCCCAGTATCTACAGAACAGCTTAATTATGTAAGGAAGTTAATGAAAAGAAACAAGGAACAAACTGAAGTGAGAGGAGAGCAAAATGTGGAAGAAGTAGGGTTGCATGATATGATCACAGAAGATATGTGCTTACATGAGAAAGTTGCTAGAGTATCTTGGTTTTCTGCTGCCAGTCACAAAGCACAATCTTTAAGTGTCAAAAATAGAGAAGTGTACCTTGATGAGGAAtgtgattctgattctgataCTGATACAGATACTGAAGTCTCGAAATTTTTCTTTGGACCAGTTAAAAGCAGTAGGACATCAGAAAATCTTAAGTTTTGTGGGAAGTATACAGATGGTTCAAACCATTTTGGAAAACCAAAGGTTGCAGAGTCTTGTGGTGCCCAGTGGGATGTCTTTCGCAGACAGGACGTTCCAAAGCTTGTTGAATACCTCAGAAGGCACTGTAACGAGTTCAATCAAACATATGGCTTGCAAAAGCTT GTGGGTCATCCAATACTCGATCAGAACTTCTTTCTTGATGCAACTCATAAAATGAGGCTTAAGGAGGAGTTCA AAATTGAACCATGGACTTTTGAGCAACATGTTGGAGAAGCTGTCATCATTCCTGCTGGATGCCCGTACCAAATTAGGAATCTTAAG TCATGCGTTAACGTGGTTTTGGACTTCATCTCGCCTGAAAACGTTACTGAATGCATCCAGTTGATTGATGAACTCCGTCTGCTTCCAGAGAACCATAAAGCCAAAGTAGATAGTCTAGAG GTGAAGAAGATGACTGTTTATAGTATTAGCAAAGCAATCAAAGGAATCCGCGAGCTTACTTGTGCAGA GACCAGCGGTGAGCTCAATGATCGACAATGA
- the LOC110603641 gene encoding probable serine/threonine-protein kinase abkC isoform X2 translates to MSRFLMFGNIKRVARSIILSQKNSQSELRKYGTVVTVGLHSPHYRFYAQYRFPSRGHSSFEFCGVKDHVCRNYFSRKYSVVSASNAVTHHAQLAWKRLFRKGPANDRTFPNISRIAQAVSLALTRSHLVIPGAFAVTCGQVAWAQRTLAETDYYPLPNSFYMRAQDGRAYVVSLVLAIVEGFVLLVRALYLGILFSPSLIMAPFADSCGPQFRKMWLQVVHRTLEKAGPAFIKWGQWAATRPDLFARDLCTKLSELHTKAPEHSFAYTRKTIERAFGRKLSEIFEGFEEVPVASGSIAQVHRASLRFRYPGQKQAKPIIVAVKVRHPGVGESIRRDFEIINLVAKISNFIPTLKWLRLDESVQQFAVFMMSQVDLAREAAHLSRFIYNFRRWKDVSFPKPVYPLVHPAVLVETYEQGECVSHYVDEIEGQNRIKSALAHIGTHALLKMLLVDNFIHADMHPGNILVRVSQKKSSRKGLFKSKPHVIFLDVGMTAELSKSDRVNLIEFFKAVARRDGRTAAECTLRLSKQQNCPDPKAFIEGWQRKLDPGYNVMQTLQTLLLRADWAKSLSYTIDGLMAP, encoded by the exons ATGTCCAG ATTTTTGATGTTTGGGAATATAAAGAGAGTTGCAAGGTCGATCATTTTGAGCCAGAAAAATAGCCAATCAGAATTGAGGAAGTATGGGACGGTAGTTACAGTTGGCTTGCATTCACCGCATTACAGATTCTATGCACAATATAGATTTCCTAGTCGAGGGCATTCCTCTTTTGAATTCTGTGGTGTCAAGGATCATGTATGCCGGAATTATTTTTCTAGGAAGTACTCTGTTGTGTCTGCAAGTAATGCAGTAACACATCATGCGCAACTTGCTTGGAAAAGGCTTTTTAGAAAAGGTCCTGCCAATGACCGAACTTTCCCCAACATAAGCAGGATTGCTCAAGCAGTCAGCTTGGCTTTGACACGTTCACACTTAGTTATCCCTGGTGCTTTTGCAGTCACATGTGGACAGGTGGCATGGGCACAGAGAACATTGGCAGAAACAGACTACTACCCATTACCGAATTCTTTCTACATGCGTGCCCAAGATGGGCGTGCTTATGTGGTCTCATTGGTGCTTGCCATTGTGGAAGGTTTTGTTTTGCTAGTGAGAGCTCTCTATTTGGGAATTTTGTTCTCACCTAGCTTAATAATGGCACCATTTGCTGATTCTTGTGGACCACAATTCAGGAAAATGTGGCTTCAGGTTGTTCATCGCACTCTGGAAAAAGCAGGCCCAGCATTTATAAAATGGGGTCAATGGGCAGCAACACGGCCAGATTTATTTGCTAGAGATTTGTGCACAAAACTTTCAGAGCTACACACCAAAGCTCCTGAACATAGTTTTGCTTACACAAGAAAAACTATCGAAAGAGCATTTGGCCGGAAGCTTTCTGAGATTTTTGAGGGTTTTGAAGAGGTGCCTGTTGCATCTGGGAGTATTGCTCAAGTGCATCGAGCCTCATTGAGGTTTCGGTACCCTGGACAAAAACAGGCGAAGCCTATAATAGTTGCTGTAAAAGTCAGGCATCCTGGTGTTGGTGAATCAATTAGGAGGGATTTTGAGATAATTAACTTAGTAGCTAAAATATCAAACTTCATTCCTACTTTGAAGTGGTTGAGGTTGGATGAAAGTGTGCAGCAGTTTGCTGTTTTCATGATGTCTCAAGTTGATCTTGCTAGGGAAGCTGCACATTTGAGCCGCTTCATTTATAATTTCCGAAGATGGAAGGATGTTTCTTTTCCAAAGCCTGTATACCCGCTTGTGCATCCTGCTGTTTTAGTAGAAACTTATGAGCAAGGCGAATGTGTTTCACACTATGTTGATGAAATTGAAGGACAGAATCGGATTAAAAGTGCACTTGCTCACATTGGGACTCATGCACTTCTGAAGATGCTTTTG GTGGACAACTTTATTCATGCTGACATGCATCCAGGAAATATCCTTGTTCGAGTGTCTCAGAAGAAGTCTTCTCGGAAAGGGCTCTTTAAATCAAAGCCCCATGTCATTTTCCTTGATGTAGGTATGACTGCTGAACTTTCCAAGAGTGACCGAGTaaatttaattgagtttttTAAGGCTGTTGCCCGTCGAGATGGCCGCACTGCAGCAGAGTGCACACTCAGATTATCAAAGCAACAAAATTGCCCAGATCCAAAAGCTTTTATTGAG GGTTGGCAGCGAAAGCTGGATCCTGGATACAATGTAATGCAAACATTACAAACGCTGCTTCTCCGAGCTGACTGGGCGAAGTCTCTTTCGTACACAATTGATGGGCTGATGGCACCATGA